From the genome of Streptomyces sp. V1I1, one region includes:
- a CDS encoding dihydrofolate reductase family protein has protein sequence MSKVISGMSMSLDGFITAPEDTREEPLGVGGRRLHRWVEEMNETDAKVLAEMVENLGAIVMGRHSYDVCEGDGGWGDGGPAGKIPCFVLTHRPPDPADVVAPDVFTFVTDGIESAIARARAAAGGKHVGVHGATPAQQALNAGLLDEIHIMLVPVLLGAGKRLFDHVGGPVELRRTWSLESSDITHLRFEVVK, from the coding sequence ATGAGCAAGGTCATCTCAGGTATGTCGATGTCACTGGACGGCTTCATCACCGCGCCGGAAGACACCCGCGAGGAGCCGCTGGGCGTGGGTGGACGCCGCCTGCACCGGTGGGTTGAGGAGATGAACGAGACCGACGCCAAGGTCCTTGCCGAGATGGTGGAAAACCTCGGCGCGATCGTGATGGGCCGGCACTCCTACGACGTGTGCGAGGGCGACGGCGGCTGGGGCGACGGCGGTCCGGCCGGCAAGATCCCCTGCTTCGTCCTCACCCACCGTCCGCCGGACCCGGCGGACGTGGTCGCGCCGGACGTGTTCACCTTCGTCACGGACGGCATCGAGTCGGCGATCGCGCGGGCGAGGGCGGCCGCCGGCGGCAAGCACGTCGGCGTGCACGGTGCGACTCCCGCGCAGCAGGCGCTTAACGCGGGTCTGCTGGACGAGATCCACATCATGCTCGTCCCGGTCCTGCTCGGCGCGGGAAAGCGGCTGTTCGACCATGTCGGCGGGCCCGTCGAGCTGCGGCGGACCTGGTCGCTGGAGTCGTCGGACATCACCCACCTGCGCTTCGAGGTCGTGAAGTAG